One window from the genome of Salmo salar chromosome ssa25, Ssal_v3.1, whole genome shotgun sequence encodes:
- the LOC106586625 gene encoding atypical chemokine receptor 3: protein MNSFDLDELFDTWEDLNLTGLLENGTRVEMGGCPTAFDRSALLHSMCILYVFIFVVGLAANGLVLWINIRAQHTTSSSSPRHETHLYIAHLAAADLCVCVTLPVWVSSLAQHGHWPFSELACKLTHLLFSVNLFSSIFFLACMSVDRYLSVTRPADSEDGGRRRKLIRHSVCMGVWLLALVASLPDTYFLRALRSSQGEVVLCRPVYPEEHPREWMVGVQLSFILLGFIIPFPIITLAYALLAKALSSSFSSSAVEQERRVSRKVILAYIVVFLGCWGPYHGVLLADALSLLGLVPLSCGLENALYVALHLTQCLSLLHCCFNPILYNFINRNYRYDLMKAFIFKYSTRTGLARLIEQTHVSETEYSAVAVENTPQI from the coding sequence ATGAACAGCTTCGATCTGGATGAGCTGTTCGACACATGGGAGGACCTGAACCTCACAGGCCTCCTGGAGAACGGGACGCGGGTGGAGATGGGTGGCTGTCCCACGGCCTTCGACCGCAGCGCCCTGCTCCACTCCATGTGCATCCTCTACGTCTTCATCTTCGTGGTCGGTTTGGCCGCCAACGGCCTCGTCCTCTGGATCAACATCCGTGCCCAGCACACCACCTCCAGCTCCTCCCCTCGCCACGAGACGCACCTCTACATCGCCCATCTGGCGGCGGCTGACCTGTGCGTATGCGTCACACTGCCCGTGTGGGTGAGCTCCCTGGCACAGCACGGCCACTGGCCCTTCAGCGAGTTGGCGTGTAAGCTCACCCACCTACTCTTCTCCGTTAACCTCTTCAGCTCCATCTTCTTCCTGGCCTGCATGAGCGTCGACCGCTACCTGAGCGTGACGCGGCCGGCCGACAGTGAGGATGGGGGCCGGCGCCGAAAGCTGATTCGCCACAGCGTGTGCATGGGGGTGTGGCTCCTGGCTCTGGTGGCTTCCCTGCCGGACACGTACTTCCTGCGGGCTCTGAGGTCATCACAAGGGGAGGTAGTGCTGTGCAGGCCGGTGTACCCAGAGGAACACCCTAGGGAGTGGATGGTAGGGGTCCAGCTGAGCTTCATCCTGCTTGGTTTCATCATCCCCTTCCCTATCATCACTCTGGCCTATGCCCTCCTGGCCAAagcactctcctcctccttttcctcctcggCAGTGGAGCAAGAGCGTCGTGTGAGCCGCAAGGTGATCCTGGCCTACATAGTGGTGTTCCTCGGCTGCTGGGGCCCCTACCACGGGGTGCTCCTGGCCGATGCCCTCTCCCTGCTTGGCCTGGTTCCTCTGAGCTGTGGGCTGGAGAACGCCCTCTACGTGGCGCTGCACCTCACCCAGTGTCTGTCCCTGCTCCACTGCTGCTTCAACCCCATCCTCTACAACTTCATCAACAGGAACTACCGCTACGACCTGATGAAGGCCTTCATCTTTAAGTACTCCACACGTACAGGCCTGGCCAGGCTCATAGAACAGACCCATGTTTCTGAGACAGAGTACTCTGCCGTCGCTGTGGAGAACACACCACAGATCTGA